TTTCTATGAGGGTGACATGGCTGTCCTCGTCGGCCAGGCGCAATGGGTCAGCGAGATTGACCGCCTGGGTTTTGCCGCGGTCTGGGTGCGCGATGTGCCGTTGTTCGACCCTTCGTTTGGCGATGCGGGGCAAGTGTTCGACCCCTTTACCTATCTGGGCTACCTGGCCGCCCATACCCGGCAGGTTGCCCTGGTGACCGGCAGTGCAGTGTTCTCGTTGCGTCATCCGATTGACCTGGCAAAAGCCGCTGCGACGATTGACCGATTGTCCGGTGGCAGGCTGGTGATGGGCATAGCCTCGGGCGACCGTGCCGTGGAGTTTCCGGCCTATGGCCTGGAGCATGGCGAGCGTGCCGAGCGTTTTGCCCAGTCGGTGGATTACTTCCGGCAATTACTGGCGGCAACGGCGCCAGATATTCAGTCACCCCTTGGGCAGTTGAGTGATGCGTACTTGTTGCCCAAGCCGGTGACGGGGCGCATTCCCTTGATTGTCACCGGTTCGTCCCGCCAGTCGATGCAGTGGCTGGGAGAGCAGGCCGATGGCTGGCTGACCTACCCGGACAGCACCCATAACGTGATGGGGCCAAGGCGCCTGGCGGAAAAAATCCGCTCCTGGCGTGATGGGATTCCAGGCGGTGGCTTCCGCCCGCATATGACCAATGAATGGATAGACCTGGCCGATGATCCGGACTTCCCGCGTACCCCCATGCAAGGTGGCTACGTGCTCAAGACCGGGCGCAAGGGCCTGATCGAACTGCTTGGCGAGTGGCGTGAAGCGGGCGTCAATCATGCCGCCCTCGGGATCCAGATGGCCCAGCGCCCGGTGGCCGAGATCATCGAGGAACTGGCGCAAGAAGTGTTGCCGCTGTTTCCGACACCGACAGGCCCGGAGCCCCATCTGCAACAGTGGTAGCAGCGGGCGCTGTACAAGCGTCAGGGTCGGCCACTAAAATGAGAAGTATTATCATTGCCGCTCATTGGACCTGACATGTACGACGACAGCCTCGTCTCGCCCGTCGAACAACTCTACACCCGTCATCACCCCCTGGCTGCGCGGCTGGTTGCAGCGTCGCCTGGGGCACTGCGCCGATGCCGAGGACCTGGCGCACGACACCTTTATCCGCGTGTTGCGCACGCAGCAGGATGTGCGGGAGTTGCGCCAGCCCATGGCATTTCTTGCCGCGATTGCCAATGGTTTGCTGATCAACCGCTGGCGTCGCCAGGCCATTGAGCGGGCCTACCTCGAGGCGCTCGCCGCACGCCCCGAAGGCGAGGAACCGTCGCCCGAAACCCGTTACCTGATGATCGAAACCCTGTTGCAACTCGACTCGCTGCTGGTGGGCTTGTCGATGCAGGTGCGCAAGATTTTCTTTTTGTCCCAACTCGATGGCCTGACGTACCCGCAGATCGCTACGCAATTGAGCTTGAGCGTGGCCCAGGTACAGCGGGCGATGGGCAAGGCTTTCAGCGTGTGCTACGCGAGCCGGTTTGAATGAAGGGTGCTGCGGTTGCGCCGAACATCCGCGAAACGGCCATCGATTGGATTGTCAGGTTTGAGTCCGGAATGATGAGCCCGGCCGATCACCAGGCGTTGCAGCAATGGCGCCTGGCGAGCGCCGAGCACGAATACGCCTGGCAACGCGTCGCCAGCTTGCCGCTGGCGCTGCAGCCCGGCGCCAACCTGTTGGCGGATGCCACCGCGCGGCGGGCATTGGAAGCTGCCGGAGCTGATCCGCTGCGGCGCCGGCAGGTGCTCAAGTGCTTGTTGGGGCTGGGGCTGCTGGGTGGTCTGTCCTGGCAGAGCGCCGATTCAACGCTGGTGCGCTCAGCGTTTGCCACGTACCGCACAGCGACCGGTGAGCGCCGTCGCTGGGCCCCTGGCCGATGGCAGTTCGCTGTGGTTGAACACCGCCAGCGCCGTCAGCCTGGACTTCAGCGCAAACCTGCGCAGCGTGCAGTTGATCGAGGGCGAGATGGCGCTGGATGCACAGGTCGAATCGCACCCGGTGCAACTGGTTACGCCGGATGCGCTCCTGAGCAGCCGGGAGGCCAATCTGCTGGTGCGCCACGATCAGCAGGGTACGTGGATTACCGTATTGCGCGGCCTGGTCGACGTGAGTTCGCCGCGCAACCCGTCACCGGTCGCGGTGGCGGCGGGGTGGCAGACCCGGGTGGATCGCCAGGGTGTGGGCGCGCCACAGCGCACCGATGGGTTACTGGCCCAGGCCTGGCTGCGCGGGATTCTGCCTGCCGAGCGCATGCGCCTGGATGTGCTGCTGGCCGAACTTTCCCGTTACCGGCCGGGCGTCTTGCGCTGCAGCGAGCAGGTCGCGGCGTTGCGGGTGACCGGCAGCTTCCAGCTGTACGACACCGATGCCGCGCTGGCGTTGGTGGCCCATGCGCTGCCGGTGCGTATCGAGCGTCGTACCCGCTATTGGGTGACTGTGGTGCCGGTCTGAAAATTTTTTTACGTTCCCCCCGTAGTTTTTCAAAACTCGCTTGGCCTATGGGAATAACCCACCGAAACAGGTGGGCCTTCACCTCTAGGAGCCCTGCATGATTTCTCCCGCAAGTGTCTTGCGCACCCGCACATTGGGTCTGTTGCTACTCAGCCTGCAACCGTTGTACAGCACCGCGGTTTTCGCCCAGGCCGAGCGTCAGCCCTATAGTATCGACGCCGGTCCCTTGGACCAGGCGCTCTCGCGTTTCGGCGTGCAGGCGGGCATCAGCATGGCGGGCAGTTCGACCCTGACGGCGGGCAAGCGCAGCAACGGCCTGCACGGCGATTTCAGCACCGAAGCGGGCCTGGCGCAGTTGCTGGCAGGCACCGGCCTGAGTTTTCAGCGCCAGGCCGATGGCAGCTTTGAATTGCACCCGGCGACCAGCGCGGTGGTGCTGCCGTCGCAGAAAGTCACGGGCGAAGACCTGCAGAAGAAAGCCGTCTACTCCGCGCCACGTTCGTTCGTTTACATCTCCCCGGAAGAAGTGCAGCGCTTTGGCGTGATCTCCCCCGGCGACCTGCTCAAGGGCCAGCCTGGGGTGCAGGTGGGCGACAGCCGCAATGGCGGTGGCCTGGATGTGAACATCCGCGGGATCCAGGGGCAAAGCCGGGTGGCGGTCACGGTTGATGGCTCGCAACAGGCGCTGGATGTCTATCGCGGTTATGCGGGCACGCAACAGCGTAGTTACATCGACCCCGACCTGATCAGCGATGTGGCCATCGACAAGGGCCCCAGCCTGACCTCCAGCGCCATCGGCGGCACGGTGGCGATTCGCACCCTGGGTGTCGATGACATCCTGCGTGATGGCAAGAACGTGGGCCTGCGCCTCAAGGGCGACTTGTGGAACAACGGTGTCGAGCCGGCCTCGCGCAGCAGCCACTCGACCAGCGACAGCCTGTACGCCGAGCCGCACCAGAGCCGTGGCGGCCTGTTCGGTTCCGATTCGGAGTCGGGCAGCGCGGCGTTTGCCTACACCCACGAGCTGTTCGACGTGGTGGCGGCCTACGCCCATCGCAACCAGGGCAACTATTTCTCCGGCAAGCACGGCCAGGATCGCTACCGCACCTATGACCGCTATGGCCGCGAAAACATGACGGTGGCCACCACCTACAACCCCGGTGAAGAAGTGCTCAACTCCTCGGCAGAGACCGAATCGATCCTGTTCAAGACCACCCTGCGACCGGCCGACGACCACACCTTCGACTTCGGCTACAGCCAATACGACGGGCGCATAGGCGAGATCATGCCGTCGGACATCTTCCGTTTCGGCACCGGCGGTATCTACCAATACCCGCGCGGTCGCACCAAGATCGACACCTACACCGCGCGCTATCACTACCTGCCCACGGGCAATATGCTGGTGGACCTGACGACCAGCCTATGGATGACCGACGCCCAGACCAGTCAGTTGACCTCGGTAATGGCGCCCAAATCCCAGGCCTATCGCTCGGATCGCAACTGGACCCGCCAGGCCGACCGGCGCATCGGCGGGGACCTGGCCAATACCTCGCGATTTGACACGCAATACGGCGATTTCAAGCTGGACCTGGGCGGCTCGTTCCAGCTCGAGGAACTGCAGCCGCAAAAGAGCGTGGTCACCACGCAGCACGATATCAACGCCAATCGCAGCCTGCGCGACGGTTCGCGCAAGGAGTTCAGCCTCAACGGTAAGCTGGAGTACAAGCCGGTTGAAGAGCTGACGTTGTGGGGTGGCGGGCGCTATACCGACTACCGCAGCAAAGACCACGTGCCGCACGTCACCGCCCAGCGTGAGGAGCGTGAGGCGCGCTATGTGAACGTCATCAAGCCGGGACACTACGATTTCATGATGTGGTTCCCCGACGAGCACGGGCAGTACACCGATGCCACCGACCCACGGTTGAACAACGGGATTGTCTTCAGTAACACCAACCATCCGTTCGAAGGCACACCGTACAACGACTATGGCGGCTCGGGCACACGAGTCTTCCCGGCGAGTGTAGGAGAGGTGGTCACCGGTTATACGTACGCTAAGAAGCAAAGTGACAGTGCCCGTGCATTTTCTCCGGCCTTTGGCGTCAATTTCGAAGTGGCGCCAGATACCTTCCTCTATGCCTCTTACACCCAGGGACTGCGCATGCCCTCGTTGTTCGAAAGCAGCCTGGGCACTTTGCAGACCCTGCCCGGCAAAGGGCTCAAGCCCGAGCGCTCCAGTAACTGGGAAATCGGCGCGAGCACCCTGCAAAAAGGCCTGTTGGCCGACAACGACTCGGCGGCGATCAAGCTGGTGTACTTCAATAACAACATCAAGAACTACATCACCCGCTACTACGACCCAAGCCCCGGCAAGAATGGCCTGATGAACTTCAGCAACACCGACAGTTTCAAGACCAGCGGCCTGGAACTGCAATCGAACTACGACGCCGGACGGGTATTTGCCGACCTGTCCGCGACCTACTATCTGAAGACCGAGACCTGTGATTCGGCTTTCGCCGCACGTCTGCGCGCCAGCAGCACTCGCTGGAATGACCTGAGCGCCACGCCCAACTGCACGCCGGGCAGTTTCATGGGCTCATACACCAATACACAGAACCCCCCACGGACTTCCGGCAACCTGACCACGGGGTTGCGCTTCTTTGACCAGACGTTGACCGTTGGCGGACGGTTGACTTACACCTCTGGGCCGACAGTCACAGCCGACAAAAACTGGCAAACCGGTGCCACCACGCCGCAGTTGGTCTACCGCGAGGTGGCGCTGTTTGATCTGTTCCTCAACTACAAATGGCAGGATCACACCAACGTTAATCTGTCGCTGCAGAACCTGACGGACCGCTATTACCTGGACCCGCTGGCCCAGAGCTTCATGCCGGCGCCGGGGCGCACGTTGCGCATGGGGGTGGTGACCAAGTTCTGATTGCCTGGGTGTGTGGTATGGCCAAATGCTACGCCCGGCAGAGATCCCCTGTGGGAGCGGGCTTGCTCGCGAAAACGGTGCATCAGCAGCGGATGCCTGTACTGAAACCCCGCTTTTACAAGGTTAGAGAATGCTCGTAGGCGGCGGTCATGACGTGCCAGGTGTGGGGGTTGGCCGGGATCAGATGCTCGATGCGCAATGAGGTGACGGTGATGTCCTGGGGCATGCCGAAGGTGGTGAAGGTGGACATGAAGTCCAACTGGCCCTGCCGCGAGTTGATGCGCGTCAGCACCAGTGGCGGCAACTCATCGGTCAGTGCTGTCGAGCCTTGCGGCACCGGCAGGCTTTCCAGCAGCGTGGCCAGGGCTGGGTTGCCCAACGCTTCACGGGCCGCCCGTTGCCAAGCGAGGTTGCGGATTTCGTCGGCATTGAGCAAATGGTCGCCCAGGCCACCCGGTTGCAGCAGGGTCGTCAACAGGTTCAGGCCTTGTGCTGCGTCGGGCGCCAGGCCCACCAGGTCAAACAGGACCTGGGTACTGGCGTTGGCGGCGAGCACTTCCCAGTGGCTGCCCAGCACGATGGCCGGCGCCGGATTGTTGGCCTTCAGCACATGGTTGATGGCCTCCCGAATGGCATCCATCGCCGGCGCAGCCAGCGGCGTGGCCTCATAGCGTGGAGCGTAACCGGCCGCGAGGAACAGGCTGTTGCAGCGCTCCAGCGGTACGTCGAGGGCGCTGAGCAGGTTGTGCAACGTGCCAGGGCTGGCCTTGGCCCGGCCGGTTTCGATACAGCTCAAGTGGCGCTGGGAAATACCGCTGATCAGCGCCAACTGCAATTGACTCAACTTCGCCTGGCGACGCAGCAACCGCAGTTGCGTACCGGCGTCGGTATCGGGCGTGGCTCGGGGGAAAGGTGGGCGGCTCATGGGTCGACTCTGGCTGGGTGGGGGCGGCATGACCTCACAGGTCATTGAGAGGTTGGCGACGTTATCACTAATGTGCAGTTTATTGGGCCCCTCGCTCCGGTGAGAGGCTCTTTTGTGGAGAGGGGGACAAGCCCCCTTGCCACAGTCGCCCGCTTCACCATTACCTGATTAGAGGAAGGACCCTATGCACAGACCCTACATCGCCCTTGCCAGCCTGTTGGCGTTTTCCTTTTACACCCTGGGCACCTTGCTCTGGGCCGAGCAGTCGCTGCTGGCGTTCGGCCTGGAGTTGCTATCCAGGCCCGACACCGCCCAGGTGGTGATCGACCTGTACCTGATGGCGGCCCTGGCCTGTGTGTGGATGTGCCGCGACGCCCGCGCCAGGGGCCGCTCGCTGGCCAGTGTGTTGCCTTATTGGCTGCTGACGGCGGTCTTCGTCTCGGTCGGGCCACTGTTGTATATCGTGGTCAACGGCTTTGCCAGGGATCGGCAATGAACAGCCCCCTGCAGCTGTTCGCCCTCTGTGTGCTGGTGCTGTTTATCAAAATGCTGGCGATCTCCTGTTACCAGGGTTTTTTCCGCCTCAGGCACCGTGCGTTCACCAATCCTGAGGATGCCGGTTTCTTCCAGCGCCAGGCCCATGGGCAGGAACTGCTGCCGGTCAGGCGGGCGGCGAAAGCCTGGGCCAATGACCTGGAAAACATTCCGCTGTTTTTTGTTCTCGGCGGGCTGTGCCTGGCGCTGGACGCCCCGGCAGTCGCGACGGCCTGGCTGTTTGGCCTGTTCACCGTCGCGCGAGTAGTGCATACCTTGATGTACCTGGGCGGCCGCCAGCCCTGGCGCACCCTGGCCTATGGCGTTGGCCTGACATGTCTGCTGGGGCTGGCGGGGTTGATCGGCGCCGCGCTGTTGCCTATTTGATAGGGTATTTGCCGAACGCCGGGTGTTGCTCGGCCCATTGGGCGTGGCGTTGCAGGTTGGGAAAGTCCTCGGCCTTGACCACCGAGGGCACGGCGTACCGGGAAAACGACCAGGCCACCGCGACACTCAGCGACGCTTGGTTTAAAGACTGGCCTGGAGCGTTGGTCAGCAGTTTTTCCAGGCCCGAATAGGCCGCCAGCAGTTGCCCGGTCACCCGCTCCAGCCACGGCTGATGCAGTTTTTCTGCGGGCCGCAGGTTGTGTTCGTAGTAAATCTGCACGCTCTTGTCACAGGCAGCCAAGGCCAGGCCGATCACTTGCAGGTCCCGCGCGCGGGCGGCAGCGGTCTGGGGCAGCAGCTTTTTATCGGCTGGCGCCAGGGCTTCGAAGTAATCCAGGATCAGGCTGGAGTCCATCAGCACCGTGCCGTCGTCGAGTACCAGTGTCGGGGCCTTGACCACTGGGTTGATTCTGGAAAATTCGGCGAAGGTGCTGAATACCGACAGCGACTGCTGCTCAAAATCGACCCCGTACAGATCCAGGGCAATCGCTACGCGGCGCACATAAGGTGAGTCGAGCATGCCAACCAGTTTCATGAAGCCTCCATTGCTGATGGTGTGATTGTTAATTGCGGATTACTTTATAGCGGCCAAAGTCCTTTCAATATCCATATTTTTTACCTTAAAAGGTTAGTCGAACTTACATGAGTGCTTTTCCGCCCTTGACCTCCCTGCGCAGTTTCGAAGCCACCGCCAGGCTCGGTAGCGTCACCCTGGCGGCCAAGGAGTTGCATGTCACCCATTCGGCCATCAGTCAGCAGATCAAGGTGCTGGAGCAAATCGTCGGGCTCACACTGTTTGTGCGCGAGGGGCGCGGTCTGCGGATCAGTGAAGATGGCCGGTTGTATGCGTTGCAGATCCGCCAGGCCCTGGGCGATATCGCCGACGCGACACGCTTGATCCAGGCCCAGCCCAAGCGCGATGAGCTGGTGGTGGCGGTGTTGCCCTCATTTGGACGCTCCTGGCTGCTGCCGCGACTACCGGCGTTCCAGCGCCTTTATCCGCATATCAGCATTCGCTTGCAAGCCACCCTGGCTATTACCAACTTGCATCAAGAGTCGGTGGACATGGCGATCCGCATGGGCAAGGGCGAATGGGAAGGGGTGGAGCAAAAACTGCTGTTTCACGACGAAGTGGTGGTGGTCGCGGCGCCCCACTTCAACGGCGGGCAATTGCCGCGAACCCCCGAACAAATCGTGCGCAGCCCGATTATCTACAGCAACGAATCCTGGCAGCCGTGGTGCCAGGCCGCTGGCATTGAAATGAGCACCGAACGCAAAGGCCTGTGCAGCAATGACTCCAACCTGGTACTGGAAGCGGTCCGGCTGGGCCAGGGCATCGCCCTGGAGCGGCGTAGCCTGGTGCATGACGCCATCGTGCGCGGGGAGCTGGTGCAGCTGTGCGATATCAGCGCGCCGTATGCCTACCCGTATTGGTTGGCCTGGCCACCTCGGGAAAGCTCGGAAAGCAAACAGCGGGTGTTTTCCGAGTGGCTGCATGGGCAAGTGCAGTGCTATACGGCGCAATTGGCGAGCTAGACGAACGGCTGGCCGCTGAACCCGCGTGGCAGGCGCTGCAGGCCGGGCAGGGCGGTCAGGCGTTGGGTCCAGGCGCTGCGCCAGTCATTGCTGGCCTGGCCCGAGCGGGCCTTGCGTGCCGCGCGGCGCGATGCATTGCGCTGGTTGCGGCGGGCCTCTTTGTAGGCGTCGGTGTTACGGCAGGTGCGGCATTTGACCCGGTTCAATTCGACCGTGCAGGTGAGGTTATTGCCGTGATGGCCGCAAGCGAGGTGCCCGGCGACCTTGAAGTGAGTGACCATGTCAGCGTCTCCTTCTGTAAGGGTACGCGGCACCGTAAATCGGGTGATGCTCGCGCTCAAGGCCAGACCGGTTGAGGCCGTGCCCTTATATTTCCGACCGCACGCGCTGGCCAGCGTTCACCCCATGTCTTGACGCGTCGAATCTGAAGAATTCTCCCAGCCGTGACAGGCCCGCGGCGGATTTGCTGGGGCGCAGGCCCGCCGGCAAAACCACGCTTGCTGGCTGATCTTGGCGTTATAGGCAGCAGGGACTATTGTTGGTTGTCTGGCGCACAGCCCATAGGAGGGCGATACCATGAACACCAGTGCTCTACTAGAACAACTGCTACGTGCAGGTCAAGCCTCGATGTCCCAGCAAGGCAGTTCGGCGGCATCCCAGGGCGGCGCGGGAGGGCTCGGTGGGTTGGGCGGTCTGCTCGGTGGTTTGCTCCGGGGCGGCGGCTCCGCACCCTCTGCGTCCGGCGGTGGTGGCCTGGGCGATCTGCTGGGTGGCCTGGGTGGGATGTTGGGCGGGACCCAGACGGGCGGTTCGACCCAGACACGTAGCGGCGGCACCAATTATGCGGCCTTGGCCTCATTGGGGATGATGGCGTTCCAGGCGTATCAAGCCTGGCAACGCCAGCAGGCCTCGGCGCCGCAACAGGCGTTGCAGACGGTTGATCAACTCTCCGGCGCCGACGTCGAGGCGCATAGCCATGCAGTGCTGCGTGCAATGATCGCGGCGGCCAAGGCAGATGGGCGGATTGATGAGAAAGAAGAGTTGTTGATCTCAACGGAGATCAAGCGCCACACCGACGATCCCGACTTGCAGCAATGGCTCGATGCCGAAGTCGCCAAGCGATTGGATGCGAAAGACTTTGCCGAATATGCCGGTGACCCCGCAGTAGCCGCTGAGGTCTACCTGGCCAGCGTAATGCTGGTGGATGACCAGCAGGAGGCCGAGCGCAGCTACCTGGACGATCTGGCGGCTGAGCTGGGCATCGAGCCTGAGTTGCAACTGCACCTCGAACAGCAAGCCAAACCAGCCTGATACCCCCTATAGACGCTGCCTCGCGCAGCGAAACAGCGTCTACATCAGTCTTTCAGAATCGCAGAGTCGCCCCCCGTGGTCAGCCAGCGGTCGCGATCCCCTGTGAGGTTGCGTCCGACCACCAGATCCACATCCACCTGCTTCCCCAGATGCAGCCGCGGCCCGGCCTGCCAGGCCTGGTCGCCGTGTTGCTGGCCATAGCGCTCCGCCAGCAGCGTCAGCGAGTCCGCCAAGCGGTATTCCAGGCCGGTGCCCCAGGTCAGCCGCTGGTTTTGTTCGCCATCGTCATAGGCGTGGCTCCAGCCGACATTGAGGTTCAGGCGCAGCGTCTCAAACGCTTGCCAAGTCAGCGGCACGCCCAGGTCTGCGCCGTCGAATGGGTGCCGGCGGTCCACTGCGATATGCGCCGCCGCCGCCCAGGCGATCTCCACGCCCGCATCCTGCCAGGCCCACAAAGAACCCTTGAGCTGCGGGCTGAGCTGGGTCTGCTCGGGGTCATCCTCGATGGCAGCGCCCCATTGCAGGTTGGGCAATGCACTGGATGTGCAGGCGGCGGAGAGGGTGCTGCGCTGGGGTGAGCGGGTGTAGCCGGCGTCGACATTGCATTCGCCAGGGGCGTTGATCGCGCCATCGTCCACCACATAAGTACCGCCTGCGGCAAAGGCCTTGGACAGCAGGCCGACGGCCAGGGTGGTGACGATAAAGATCAGGTTGCGGCGCAGCGCCCGTTGCCGCGACGCCGGTAGCCAGGTGAAGGCCGAAAGTAGGGAGTGTTTGTGCATGGGCTCATGTTCCAAGTGAACGAGTTATCTGTAGTAATTGGGCGTGGCGAGCGTTTTTTTGTGGCGAGCGGGCTTGTCGGAACGCCGCATCGCCCGCGCTGGGCTGCGAAGCAGCCCTAATAGAGTCAATGAGTTCTATCAGATAGCCCAAGGTGGCAGGTTTTGGGGCTGCTTCGCAGCCCAGCGCGGGCGATGCGGCGTTCCGACAAGCCCGCTCGCCACAACAGGCCCGCTTAGCGCCGCAAACTCAGTACCACTGCTTGAAGCGGCGGATGTAGAGGGTCTTCATCAGTTGCGCCACGCAGCAGTAGGCGAGCAGGGTGCCGACCAGCCATGGGAAATACGCCCAAGGCAACGGTTGCAGGCCCACGAGGGTGCCCAGGGGCGAGAACGGCACATAGATCCCCAGCGCGATCACCAGGCCGGTCATCAGCAACACCGGCCAGGCCGCCGTGCTCTGGAAGAACGGGATCTTGCGGGTGCGCAGCATGTGCACCACCAGGGTCTGGGAGAGCAGCCCTTCGACGAACCAGCCGGACTGGAACAGGGTCTGCATTTCCACGCTATTGGCCGAAAACACGTACCACATCAGGGCAAAGGTGGTGATGTCGAAGATCGACGAGGTCGGCCCGATCCAGATCATGAAGCGCCCGATGTTCTGCGCGTCCCACTTGCGTGGCTTGGCCAGGTATTCCTTGTCCATCTTGTCCCACGGCAAGGCCAGTTGGGAGATGTCGTACATCAGGTTTTGCAGGAGCAGGTGGATCGCCAGCATCGGCATGAAGGGAATGAACGCACTGGCTACCAGCACCGAGAACACGTTGCCGAAGTTGGAACTGGCCGTCATGTTCAGGTACTTCATGATATTGCCGAAGGTCTCGCGGCCTTTAAGTACGCCCTCCTCGAGGACCATCAGGCTCTTTTCCAGGAGGATGATATCGGCCGACTCCTTGGCAATATCCGTTGCGCTGTCCACCGAGATGCCGACGTCGGCATCGCGCAGGGCTGGCGCATCATTGATCCCGTCGCCGAGGAAACCCACGGTGTGACCGTTGGACTGCAGGGCCTTGAGCACCCGGGACTTTTGCAGCGGGGTCAGCTTGGCGAACACCGTGCGCTGTTCGACCTGCTGCTTGAGAGTGGCATCGTCCATGGCCTCGATGTCCACGCCCAGCAGCGGCTCGCCGGGCTCCAGGCCGACCTGGCGGCAGATGGTGCGGGTGACCACGGCGTTATCGCCGGTCAGCACTTTGACGGCGACACCGATCTCTTGCAGCGCTGCAATGGCCGGGCCGGCGGTTTCCTTCGGCGGATCGAGGAAGGTCAGGAAGCCATGGATCACCAGGTTGCGTTCATCGGCGGGGGTGTATTGCTGGCGCGCCAGGGCCTTGGGAATGTTGCGGGTGGCCACCACCAACACGCGGAAACCGTCTTCGTTGAACTCGCTGGCAGTGTGCAGCAACTCCTGACGACGCCGCTCATCCAGGGCCACGGCGCTAGTGCCTTCCATCACATGGGTGGCGATATCGAGCATTTCTTCCACGGCGCCCTTGCACACCAGCAGGTGATCGCCATGGCTGTCCTTGACCACAATCGACAAGCGGCGGCGGACAAAGTCGAAGGGCAGTTCATCGACCTTGCTGTAGGCAAACGGCACCTGGAACTTTGGATTGTGCTGGGAGAATGCAAGCACCGCCTGGTCCATCAGGTTCTTCATGCCGCTTTGGTGATGGCTGTTGAGCCAGGCCAGGGACAGTACTTGGTCATCCCGCTGGCCGAACGCATTGACGTGGTGTTCGAGGATGATTTTGTCCTGGGTCAGGGTGCCGGTCTTGTCGGTGCACAGCACGTCCATCGAACCGAAGTTCTGGATCGCATTCAGGCGCTTGACCACCACTTTGCGCTTGGCCATGGCGTTGGCGCCCTTGGCCAAGTTGGCGCTGACGATCATCGGCAGCATTTCCGGGGTCAGGCCCACGGCCACCGCCAAGGCAAACAGGAAGGCGTCGCCCCAGTCGCCCTTGGAAAAGCCATTGAGGAAAAACACGATGGGCACCATCACCAGCATGAAGCGGATCAGCAGCCAACTGACGCTGTTCACCCCGCGGTCAAAGGCAGTCTGCACCCGCGAGCCAACGATGGCCTTTGCCAGCGAACCGAAATAGGTACGTGGCCCGGTCGCCACCACTACCGCCTGGGCGCGGCCGCTGACCACGTTGGTGCCCATGAAGCAGATGTTGGGCAGGTCCAGCAGGTTGCTCTGGTCGGCGGCGCCGAGGGTGGCGGATTTTTGCGTGACGTCGCCCAGGGTGTCGTACTTCTCCACCGGCAAGGCTTCACCGGTTAGCACAGCCTGGCTGATAAACAGATCGCGGGACTCGATCAGGCGGACATCGGCCGGGATCATGTCGCCAGCCGACAGTTGCACGATATCGCCGGCCACCAGATCACGCATCGGCACTTCGCGCAGGGTGGGCTTGGCGCCGACCTGCTCACGGCGCAGCACCGTGGCAGTGGTGCGCACCATCGCCTTGAGGGCTTCGGCGGACTTGGCCGAGCGGTGTTCCTGCCAAAAGCGCAGCAGGCTGCTCAGGGCGACCATGGTCATGATGATGATGACCTTGGTCAGGTCCACTTCCTCACCGGCGCGCAGCGGCAGCCAGTAGTCGGTGACAAAGCTGATCACCGCGAGGGTCAGCAACACGTAGATAAACGGGTTGTTCAGGGCCTGGAGGAACTGCACCATCGCGTGGGGCGGCTTGTCGTGGGCCACCTCGTTATAGCCTTCGCGCTGCAGGCGGGCGTTGGCGTCCAGTTCGGTCAGGCCGTCCTTGGTCGCCCGGACGTTGGCCAGGGTGGCCGCCAGGCCGTTTTGCGCTTCGCGGGCGGCGCGCATCGACAGTTTGCTGGCGTTGGCGGTGGTGTTGTCTGGACGTTG
The Pseudomonas hygromyciniae genome window above contains:
- a CDS encoding LysR substrate-binding domain-containing protein, whose amino-acid sequence is MSAFPPLTSLRSFEATARLGSVTLAAKELHVTHSAISQQIKVLEQIVGLTLFVREGRGLRISEDGRLYALQIRQALGDIADATRLIQAQPKRDELVVAVLPSFGRSWLLPRLPAFQRLYPHISIRLQATLAITNLHQESVDMAIRMGKGEWEGVEQKLLFHDEVVVVAAPHFNGGQLPRTPEQIVRSPIIYSNESWQPWCQAAGIEMSTERKGLCSNDSNLVLEAVRLGQGIALERRSLVHDAIVRGELVQLCDISAPYAYPYWLAWPPRESSESKQRVFSEWLHGQVQCYTAQLAS
- the mgtA gene encoding magnesium-translocating P-type ATPase; amino-acid sequence: MSAVNTKQRPDNTTANASKLSMRAAREAQNGLAATLANVRATKDGLTELDANARLQREGYNEVAHDKPPHAMVQFLQALNNPFIYVLLTLAVISFVTDYWLPLRAGEEVDLTKVIIIMTMVALSSLLRFWQEHRSAKSAEALKAMVRTTATVLRREQVGAKPTLREVPMRDLVAGDIVQLSAGDMIPADVRLIESRDLFISQAVLTGEALPVEKYDTLGDVTQKSATLGAADQSNLLDLPNICFMGTNVVSGRAQAVVVATGPRTYFGSLAKAIVGSRVQTAFDRGVNSVSWLLIRFMLVMVPIVFFLNGFSKGDWGDAFLFALAVAVGLTPEMLPMIVSANLAKGANAMAKRKVVVKRLNAIQNFGSMDVLCTDKTGTLTQDKIILEHHVNAFGQRDDQVLSLAWLNSHHQSGMKNLMDQAVLAFSQHNPKFQVPFAYSKVDELPFDFVRRRLSIVVKDSHGDHLLVCKGAVEEMLDIATHVMEGTSAVALDERRRQELLHTASEFNEDGFRVLVVATRNIPKALARQQYTPADERNLVIHGFLTFLDPPKETAGPAIAALQEIGVAVKVLTGDNAVVTRTICRQVGLEPGEPLLGVDIEAMDDATLKQQVEQRTVFAKLTPLQKSRVLKALQSNGHTVGFLGDGINDAPALRDADVGISVDSATDIAKESADIILLEKSLMVLEEGVLKGRETFGNIMKYLNMTASSNFGNVFSVLVASAFIPFMPMLAIHLLLQNLMYDISQLALPWDKMDKEYLAKPRKWDAQNIGRFMIWIGPTSSIFDITTFALMWYVFSANSVEMQTLFQSGWFVEGLLSQTLVVHMLRTRKIPFFQSTAAWPVLLMTGLVIALGIYVPFSPLGTLVGLQPLPWAYFPWLVGTLLAYCCVAQLMKTLYIRRFKQWY
- a CDS encoding glutathione S-transferase family protein, with the protein product MKLVGMLDSPYVRRVAIALDLYGVDFEQQSLSVFSTFAEFSRINPVVKAPTLVLDDGTVLMDSSLILDYFEALAPADKKLLPQTAAARARDLQVIGLALAACDKSVQIYYEHNLRPAEKLHQPWLERVTGQLLAAYSGLEKLLTNAPGQSLNQASLSVAVAWSFSRYAVPSVVKAEDFPNLQRHAQWAEQHPAFGKYPIK
- a CDS encoding tellurite resistance TerB family protein — encoded protein: MNTSALLEQLLRAGQASMSQQGSSAASQGGAGGLGGLGGLLGGLLRGGGSAPSASGGGGLGDLLGGLGGMLGGTQTGGSTQTRSGGTNYAALASLGMMAFQAYQAWQRQQASAPQQALQTVDQLSGADVEAHSHAVLRAMIAAAKADGRIDEKEELLISTEIKRHTDDPDLQQWLDAEVAKRLDAKDFAEYAGDPAVAAEVYLASVMLVDDQQEAERSYLDDLAAELGIEPELQLHLEQQAKPA